From Humisphaera borealis, the proteins below share one genomic window:
- the urtD gene encoding urea ABC transporter ATP-binding protein UrtD, whose product MSGTIPGNPPVEIDDVESHAVFVQGVSVEFDGFKALDITRFGVHFNDLRVVIGPNGAGKTTLCDVISGKTRNKTGRIFFHKEEITGKADSEIARLGVGRKFQTPTVFDSLTVYENMELALPGRRPVFKNLFGKETSEQRDKIITILRRVHLIEAINTPAKFLSHGQRQWLEISMLIVAEPKLLLVDEPAAGLTDKETELTAELLLELKGNHTIIVIEHDMEFVRRLASKVTVLNEGKLLAEGTIDEVSKNPEVIEAYLGR is encoded by the coding sequence ATGAGCGGAACCATCCCAGGCAATCCTCCGGTCGAAATCGACGACGTCGAGAGCCATGCTGTCTTCGTGCAGGGCGTCAGCGTCGAGTTCGACGGCTTCAAGGCGCTGGACATCACCCGTTTCGGCGTGCACTTCAACGACCTGCGGGTGGTCATCGGTCCCAATGGCGCGGGTAAAACCACGCTCTGCGATGTGATCAGCGGAAAGACCCGGAACAAGACCGGCCGGATCTTCTTCCACAAGGAAGAGATCACCGGCAAGGCCGACTCGGAGATTGCCCGGCTGGGCGTCGGCCGCAAGTTCCAGACACCCACCGTCTTCGACAGCCTGACGGTCTACGAGAACATGGAACTGGCGCTGCCCGGCCGCCGCCCGGTGTTCAAGAACCTCTTCGGCAAGGAGACCAGCGAGCAACGCGATAAGATCATCACGATTCTTCGTCGCGTGCACCTGATCGAAGCGATCAACACGCCGGCCAAGTTTCTCAGTCACGGTCAGCGGCAGTGGCTCGAGATCAGCATGCTGATCGTGGCCGAGCCCAAACTCCTGCTGGTGGACGAGCCGGCCGCCGGTCTGACGGACAAGGAAACCGAGCTGACGGCCGAGTTGCTGCTGGAGCTCAAGGGCAACCACACGATCATCGTGATCGAGCACGACATGGAGTTCGTCCGCCGGCTGGCCAGCAAGGTAACCGTGCTGAACGAAGGCAAGCTCCTGGCCGAGGGAACGATCGACGAAGTGTCGAAGAACCCGGAAGTGATCGAAGCGTACCTGGGCCGCTGA
- the urtC gene encoding urea ABC transporter permease subunit UrtC encodes MKSSDVTIGIALHPTTRKLRMIVMFVLLGLFFVAVPALNLGGVVPDYRVQLLGKYLCFALVALGVDLVWGYTGLLTLCQALFFCAGGYCMGMFLSLPQGGGDVRPEYNNIPHFMYFNNLRELPLFWKPFASMGFAIFGGIMIAALAASLFGFVILRNRVKGVYFSIITQAVAWGGWLLISRNEMLLGGTNGLTNFNKDFSQKQSWILGLYLLTVTMVLVAYLVCRFIVRSRLGRVLVAVRDKESRLYFSGYKPHAFKVFAFAVGAALAAVGGMLYAPQVGIITPQDMHVDASIFMVILIAVGGRGRLWGAILGALLVNYAKSSLTSYVPNAWLYVYGSLFIAVVLFFPDGFVGLWDRVEKRVEQGAGPVAVASAAIPIFAVCLFTLSEALGFTPEWMQKTRVLAMPLHYYLLIMFLVVTLAMERVVVSREKAVRARMMADEAPDGVAAGIG; translated from the coding sequence ATGAAGTCATCCGATGTGACCATTGGCATCGCGCTGCATCCGACGACGCGCAAGCTCCGCATGATCGTCATGTTCGTGCTGCTGGGCCTGTTTTTTGTCGCGGTCCCCGCATTGAACCTGGGCGGCGTCGTTCCCGACTACCGCGTGCAGTTGCTGGGCAAGTACCTCTGCTTCGCGCTGGTGGCTTTGGGCGTTGATCTGGTCTGGGGCTACACCGGCCTGCTTACGCTTTGCCAGGCACTGTTTTTCTGTGCCGGTGGCTACTGCATGGGCATGTTCCTGAGCCTTCCCCAAGGCGGCGGCGATGTGCGGCCGGAGTACAACAACATCCCGCACTTCATGTACTTCAACAATCTGCGGGAACTGCCGCTCTTCTGGAAGCCGTTCGCTTCGATGGGTTTTGCGATCTTTGGCGGAATCATGATCGCCGCCCTGGCCGCATCGCTGTTCGGGTTCGTTATCCTGCGAAATCGCGTCAAAGGCGTGTATTTCTCGATCATCACCCAAGCCGTCGCCTGGGGCGGCTGGCTGCTCATCAGCCGTAATGAAATGCTGCTCGGCGGCACCAACGGGCTGACCAACTTCAACAAGGACTTCAGCCAGAAGCAGTCTTGGATCCTCGGGCTTTACCTGCTGACCGTCACGATGGTGCTGGTTGCGTATCTCGTCTGCCGGTTCATCGTTCGCTCGCGGCTGGGGCGGGTTCTGGTCGCGGTCCGCGACAAGGAAAGCCGGCTCTACTTCTCGGGGTATAAGCCGCATGCGTTCAAGGTGTTTGCCTTCGCGGTCGGTGCGGCGCTGGCCGCGGTCGGCGGGATGCTGTACGCCCCGCAGGTGGGCATCATCACGCCGCAGGACATGCACGTCGATGCGTCTATCTTCATGGTCATCCTGATTGCCGTTGGCGGCCGCGGAAGACTGTGGGGAGCGATCCTTGGCGCATTGCTCGTCAATTACGCCAAGTCGTCGCTGACGTCGTACGTTCCCAACGCCTGGCTGTACGTCTACGGCTCGCTGTTTATCGCGGTTGTGTTGTTCTTCCCTGACGGCTTTGTCGGGTTGTGGGACCGGGTCGAGAAGCGGGTCGAGCAGGGTGCGGGCCCGGTCGCTGTCGCAAGCGCGGCGATTCCGATCTTCGCCGTCTGCCTCTTCACCCTGAGCGAGGCGCTCGGTTTCACGCCGGAATGGATGCAAAAGACACGCGTGCTGGCCATGCCGCTGCATTACTACCTGCTGATCATGTTCCTTGTCGTCACGCTGGCGATGGAACGCGTGGTCGTCTCGCGTGAGAAGGCCGTCCGGGCGCGCATGATGGCCGACGAAGCACCCGATGGCGTTGCCGCAGGCATCGGCTGA
- the urtB gene encoding urea ABC transporter permease subunit UrtB, with translation MTDPSERLLNDTRRGSRFFRRLVGVLRMSLLIVAAGMLTSTPGGSSGADPSTQPATAPAAPLPAGAIPPDVIEALKALKAPSPTARLKIYESLAEKGDARIIPALNAFLGGQLKLRDGKLFLYGQGKEVVEDGRTVRYFPLFDALSGDPILGPDNQPVVEKINLSDAFKAPTGETQKKPVRNLLASLSLLHPDPEKRRESIRDAGARSARVFPDPDDELRIRRALTELGELLRQSETAKASTTQPSTAPAVNPKVALLSAIDAALADKPTTLLAWTPPQAAVDAVTAALEPVKGANAALGETPATLPVVDARLRVAIATLETEASTYKGRLDAVKANFEELPNFAEALKRQLSADPNGAFKEPLTEAVALMDAVLGDKPTQLAAVKSLGKIGTARAENLLGKLRNASERMGDKAFADEVAPSLSAAEGYQSRIRFVQNTFAGLSLGSILVLLALGLSIVFGLMGVINMAHGEFMMVGAFTTFVVASYFKTHFPESYNYFPLAAVPAAFIVSGLFGFVAELLVIRHLYARPLETLLATYGIGLILIQLARGQFGDSLSVSAPTWMQGGWEVAPDLVFARNRLYILIYCVFCITIVYIMVNKTKLGLLLRATTQNRQMATALGVPTRFIDSLTFAFGCSLAGLAGVAVPLYNKINPSIGQEYIVECFLVVVVGGVGKLAGAIIAGFGLGFTGKYFESFLGSIPTLSSGASVVGKVLVLVLVVGFLQRRPSGLFPPKGRLAND, from the coding sequence ATGACGGATCCCAGCGAGCGTTTGTTGAACGACACCAGGCGGGGTAGCCGGTTTTTTCGTCGGCTCGTCGGCGTACTCCGGATGTCCCTGCTGATCGTCGCTGCAGGTATGCTGACGTCCACCCCCGGCGGCAGCTCGGGGGCAGACCCTTCCACCCAGCCGGCGACAGCACCCGCTGCGCCCCTGCCCGCCGGGGCGATTCCGCCAGACGTCATCGAAGCCCTCAAAGCCCTCAAGGCACCGTCTCCCACCGCACGTCTGAAGATCTACGAGTCGCTCGCCGAGAAGGGCGATGCCCGAATCATTCCGGCGTTGAACGCGTTTCTTGGCGGGCAGTTGAAGCTCCGCGACGGGAAGCTCTTTCTCTACGGCCAGGGCAAGGAAGTCGTCGAAGACGGCCGCACCGTGCGATATTTTCCACTGTTCGACGCCCTGAGCGGCGACCCGATCCTCGGTCCTGACAACCAGCCGGTCGTCGAGAAGATCAACCTGAGCGATGCCTTCAAAGCCCCGACCGGCGAGACCCAGAAGAAGCCGGTTCGCAATCTCCTGGCGTCGCTCTCTTTGCTGCATCCCGATCCTGAGAAACGGCGTGAAAGCATCCGCGACGCCGGTGCCCGTTCGGCACGCGTTTTTCCCGATCCTGATGACGAACTGCGCATTCGCCGAGCCCTGACCGAACTGGGAGAACTGCTGCGGCAATCAGAGACTGCCAAAGCATCGACCACCCAGCCGTCGACCGCGCCGGCGGTCAACCCGAAGGTTGCCCTGTTGTCGGCGATCGACGCCGCCCTGGCTGATAAGCCGACTACCCTACTGGCTTGGACCCCTCCGCAGGCGGCGGTGGATGCCGTAACGGCCGCTCTGGAGCCGGTGAAAGGCGCGAACGCAGCGCTCGGCGAAACGCCCGCCACGCTTCCGGTCGTCGACGCCAGGTTGAGAGTGGCGATCGCCACCCTCGAAACCGAGGCCTCCACCTACAAGGGCCGGCTCGACGCGGTCAAGGCCAACTTCGAAGAACTCCCCAACTTCGCCGAGGCGTTGAAGCGTCAACTGAGTGCCGATCCCAATGGCGCGTTCAAAGAGCCCCTGACCGAGGCCGTTGCCCTGATGGACGCGGTGCTCGGCGACAAGCCGACGCAGCTCGCGGCGGTCAAGTCGCTTGGCAAGATCGGCACCGCCCGCGCCGAGAACCTTCTTGGCAAGCTCCGGAACGCGTCCGAGCGGATGGGCGACAAGGCGTTTGCCGACGAGGTGGCGCCGTCGTTGAGCGCCGCCGAAGGTTACCAGTCACGCATCCGGTTCGTTCAGAATACCTTCGCGGGCCTGTCGCTCGGCAGCATTCTTGTGCTCCTGGCACTGGGTCTGAGCATCGTGTTCGGCCTGATGGGCGTCATCAACATGGCTCATGGCGAGTTCATGATGGTGGGGGCTTTCACGACGTTCGTCGTCGCGTCCTACTTCAAGACGCACTTCCCCGAAAGCTACAACTACTTCCCGCTCGCGGCGGTCCCGGCGGCGTTCATCGTGTCGGGGCTGTTCGGATTCGTCGCGGAACTGCTGGTCATTCGTCATCTGTATGCTCGGCCCCTGGAAACACTCCTGGCGACCTATGGCATTGGCCTGATCCTGATCCAGCTCGCCCGCGGGCAGTTCGGCGATTCGCTCTCGGTCAGCGCCCCGACCTGGATGCAGGGCGGATGGGAAGTGGCCCCCGATCTGGTCTTCGCCCGGAACCGGCTCTACATCCTGATCTACTGCGTCTTCTGCATCACGATCGTCTACATCATGGTCAACAAGACCAAGCTCGGCCTGCTCCTTCGGGCCACCACGCAGAACCGCCAGATGGCTACGGCCCTGGGCGTGCCGACGCGGTTCATCGATTCACTCACGTTCGCGTTCGGCTGCAGCCTGGCCGGGCTGGCCGGTGTGGCGGTGCCGCTTTACAACAAGATCAACCCGTCGATCGGTCAGGAGTACATCGTCGAATGCTTCCTGGTGGTGGTCGTCGGGGGTGTCGGCAAGCTGGCCGGCGCGATCATCGCCGGGTTCGGGCTGGGCTTTACCGGCAAGTACTTCGAATCGTTCCTCGGCTCAATTCCGACCCTCTCATCCGGCGCATCGGTCGTGGGCAAGGTGCTCGTGCTCGTGCTGGTCGTAGGATTCCTGCAGCGCCGTCCCAGCGGCTTGTTCCCGCCGAAGGGAAGGCTCGCCAATGATTGA
- a CDS encoding SH3 domain-containing protein yields the protein MKQQRMTRGLLVAGLLLGGTALTGCMKDTKPAPSTAMTKPAAPAKVMTHYLSVDQPCYMKPGAESCGTIKKGTQVLLLIPGSMAQIETADGKTLYTKIDGIESIEVPAPPKPPAAKPAPAAVKPVTKGTPATPAKEMTHMLTAEQPYYMAMPAAGAKPAGMLPKGTKVLLLIPGSWCQIETADGKTVYTKIDGVDVIPAK from the coding sequence ATGAAACAACAACGAATGACCAGGGGATTGCTGGTGGCCGGCCTGCTGCTGGGCGGCACCGCACTCACCGGCTGTATGAAGGACACGAAGCCGGCACCGTCGACCGCCATGACGAAGCCCGCCGCGCCCGCCAAGGTAATGACCCACTATCTGTCCGTTGATCAGCCCTGCTACATGAAGCCGGGTGCCGAATCGTGCGGCACGATCAAGAAGGGCACACAAGTGTTGCTGTTGATCCCGGGTTCGATGGCGCAGATCGAAACCGCCGATGGCAAGACCCTTTACACCAAGATCGATGGCATCGAGTCGATCGAGGTGCCCGCTCCGCCGAAGCCGCCGGCCGCCAAGCCCGCTCCGGCCGCGGTCAAGCCCGTCACCAAGGGCACGCCGGCGACTCCGGCCAAGGAAATGACGCACATGCTGACCGCTGAGCAGCCGTATTACATGGCCATGCCAGCCGCCGGTGCCAAGCCTGCCGGCATGCTACCCAAGGGCACGAAAGTGCTCCTCCTGATCCCCGGCTCCTGGTGCCAGATCGAAACCGCCGACGGCAAGACGGTCTACACGAAGATCGACGGCGTCGATGTCATCCCGGCGAAGTAA
- the urtA gene encoding urea ABC transporter substrate-binding protein, translating into MLKNLLKKCAVAAVATFGLLAGNVQAQETVKVGVLHSLSGTMAISETSLRDVVLMAVEEINTAGGIKVGGKSYMVQPVVVDPASNWPLFAEKAKQLIVQDKVAVTFGCWTSVSRKSALPVFEGKYTKEENPYGGGLLFYPVQYEGEEQSHNVFYTGASPNQQLIPAAEYMMSADGGSKKKFYLLGTDYVFPRTANKVLKAFLLKKGVPESSIMEEYTPFGHSDYQTIVGKVKAFAKDGDACVLSTINGDSNVPFYKEFANQGLTADKCPIMAFSVAEDELRSMEVEKLVGHLAAWNYYQSIDTPENKKFVENFKAYCKKMKLPGGADRVTDDPIEAAYFGVYVWKMAVEKAGTFDIEKVIPAVLGMEFDAPGGKKKMDVLNHHTYKPVLIGSIRADGQFDIINPGAPLVKPDSFSSYLHSAEDLKKLTGAK; encoded by the coding sequence ATGCTTAAGAATCTGCTGAAGAAGTGCGCCGTCGCCGCGGTCGCCACTTTCGGCCTGCTCGCAGGCAATGTTCAAGCCCAGGAAACCGTCAAGGTTGGCGTCCTCCACTCGCTGTCCGGAACGATGGCGATCTCGGAGACGTCTCTCCGCGACGTCGTTCTGATGGCGGTCGAAGAGATCAACACTGCCGGCGGCATCAAAGTCGGCGGCAAGAGCTACATGGTTCAGCCCGTCGTGGTGGACCCGGCCAGCAACTGGCCTCTCTTCGCCGAAAAAGCCAAGCAACTCATCGTTCAGGACAAGGTCGCCGTCACCTTCGGGTGTTGGACCTCGGTCAGCCGCAAGTCGGCCCTCCCCGTTTTCGAAGGCAAGTACACCAAGGAAGAAAACCCCTACGGTGGCGGCCTGCTGTTCTACCCCGTCCAGTACGAAGGTGAAGAACAGTCCCACAACGTCTTCTACACCGGTGCCAGCCCCAACCAGCAGCTCATTCCCGCCGCGGAATACATGATGAGCGCGGACGGCGGCTCCAAGAAGAAATTCTACCTCCTCGGCACCGACTACGTCTTCCCGCGCACCGCCAACAAGGTGCTCAAGGCGTTCCTGCTCAAGAAGGGCGTCCCCGAATCCTCCATCATGGAGGAGTACACGCCCTTCGGTCACAGCGATTACCAAACCATCGTCGGTAAGGTGAAGGCTTTCGCCAAGGACGGCGATGCGTGCGTTCTTTCGACCATCAACGGCGACTCGAACGTTCCGTTCTATAAAGAGTTCGCGAACCAGGGTCTGACGGCCGACAAGTGCCCGATCATGGCCTTCTCGGTCGCCGAAGACGAACTGCGTTCGATGGAAGTGGAAAAGCTGGTCGGCCACCTCGCCGCCTGGAACTACTACCAGTCGATCGACACCCCCGAAAACAAGAAGTTCGTCGAGAACTTCAAGGCCTATTGCAAGAAGATGAAGCTCCCCGGCGGCGCTGATCGCGTCACGGACGATCCCATCGAAGCGGCGTACTTCGGCGTCTACGTCTGGAAGATGGCGGTCGAAAAGGCCGGTACGTTCGACATTGAGAAGGTCATCCCGGCCGTCCTGGGTATGGAGTTCGATGCTCCCGGTGGCAAGAAGAAGATGGATGTCCTCAACCATCACACCTACAAGCCGGTTCTGATCGGCTCGATCCGGGCTGATGGTCAGTTCGACATCATCAACCCGGGTGCCCCGCTCGTGAAGCCCGACTCCTTCAGCAGCTACCTCCACTCCGCTGAAGACCTCAAGAAGCTGACCGGCGCCAAGTAA
- a CDS encoding urease accessory protein UreF encodes MPSAKGDHPQHHWTLWQLIDSAFPTGGFAHSGGVEAAWQHGMIRDGEGLLSFVQMALAQCAAGIAPVVVAVVRKPADFADIDAFYDACVSNHVANRAGRVQGRALMATAATTFDAPVLTDAADRLRRDRSPGHLPVVFGLVAGALGLDVAAAASGFLFMTGRGMLSAAVRLGIVGPLEGQRLQAAIAADADRLAATAIGRPLESITQTAPMLDLLQSTQDRLYSRLFQS; translated from the coding sequence GTGCCATCAGCGAAGGGCGACCATCCTCAACATCACTGGACTCTCTGGCAACTGATCGACTCGGCGTTCCCGACCGGTGGCTTTGCGCACTCGGGCGGGGTGGAAGCCGCCTGGCAGCATGGCATGATTCGCGACGGCGAAGGTTTGCTTTCGTTCGTCCAGATGGCGCTTGCCCAGTGTGCGGCCGGGATCGCGCCGGTGGTCGTCGCGGTGGTTCGAAAACCGGCGGACTTTGCCGACATCGACGCCTTCTATGACGCCTGCGTCTCCAACCACGTCGCCAACCGGGCCGGCCGGGTGCAGGGTCGTGCCCTGATGGCGACGGCGGCGACGACGTTCGACGCGCCTGTGCTGACCGACGCCGCCGATCGGCTTCGCCGGGACCGATCGCCCGGTCATCTGCCGGTGGTATTCGGACTTGTGGCGGGGGCGCTGGGGCTGGACGTGGCCGCCGCCGCCTCCGGATTCCTGTTCATGACCGGCCGTGGCATGCTGTCTGCGGCGGTGCGGCTGGGCATCGTCGGCCCGCTGGAAGGCCAGCGCCTTCAGGCGGCTATCGCGGCCGATGCCGACCGGCTGGCCGCGACCGCAATCGGCCGTCCGCTCGAGTCGATCACCCAGACCGCGCCGATGCTCGATCTCCTGCAGTCCACCCAGGACCGGCTGTATTCGCGGTTGTTTCAAAGCTGA
- a CDS encoding hydrogenase maturation nickel metallochaperone HypA/HybF: MQSLDGACFDTASAAQWSAKADPTKMHELSIAQSLVELMEDELIASRSPDAASHAVFYVGRVVIKVGALSGVVPEALASAFPVAISRSSIRGATLTIEEIPVTVFCPTCDARHELSSPQRLRCPVCDTPTPDVVGGRELELVSIEVLDDNDSDSPTPHP; the protein is encoded by the coding sequence GTGCAGTCGCTCGATGGTGCTTGTTTCGATACTGCCTCCGCTGCCCAATGGTCCGCCAAGGCGGACCCTACCAAGATGCACGAACTCTCCATCGCCCAGAGCCTCGTCGAGCTGATGGAAGACGAGCTGATCGCCAGTCGTTCGCCAGACGCGGCGTCGCACGCCGTGTTTTACGTCGGCCGGGTCGTCATTAAGGTGGGGGCGCTGTCGGGCGTGGTGCCCGAGGCGCTGGCGAGCGCCTTCCCGGTCGCCATCAGCCGATCGTCAATCCGCGGCGCGACCTTGACCATTGAAGAGATTCCCGTCACGGTGTTTTGCCCGACCTGCGACGCCCGGCATGAGCTATCATCGCCGCAGCGGCTCCGCTGCCCCGTTTGCGACACGCCTACACCGGACGTGGTCGGCGGGCGCGAACTGGAACTGGTCTCGATCGAGGTATTGGATGACAACGATTCCGACAGCCCAACCCCGCATCCTTGA
- the hypB gene encoding hydrogenase nickel incorporation protein HypB, protein MTTIPTAQPRILEVRTQILKKNDVTARSMRDRFREAGVFVTSLVSSPGSGKTTFLREILRRLNQTQRVAALVGDLATENDAKRLAESGAPVRQIVTGTVCHLEADMVERAIGDWKLDELDHLFVENVGNLVCPSSYDLGEDLRLVLLSTTEGEDKPLKYPTIFNTADIAIITKCDIAEVIGFDRAAALASIESVRPGMKVMEVSARTGQGMDEFLAFLAERVAARSGATALA, encoded by the coding sequence ATGACAACGATTCCGACAGCCCAACCCCGCATCCTTGAAGTCCGCACGCAGATCCTCAAGAAAAACGACGTCACCGCGCGGTCGATGCGCGACCGCTTCCGCGAGGCCGGCGTTTTCGTCACCAGCCTGGTGTCCAGCCCAGGGTCGGGGAAGACGACGTTTCTGCGGGAGATTCTCCGCCGGTTGAACCAGACCCAGCGCGTCGCCGCCTTGGTCGGCGACCTCGCGACCGAGAATGACGCCAAACGCCTCGCCGAGAGCGGCGCGCCGGTCCGGCAGATCGTCACCGGCACGGTCTGCCATCTTGAAGCTGACATGGTGGAGCGGGCGATCGGCGACTGGAAGCTGGACGAACTGGATCACCTCTTCGTTGAGAACGTCGGCAACCTCGTCTGCCCCTCGAGCTACGACCTGGGTGAAGACCTGCGGCTGGTGCTGCTGTCCACCACCGAAGGCGAAGACAAACCGCTGAAGTATCCGACCATCTTCAACACCGCCGACATCGCCATCATTACCAAGTGCGACATCGCTGAGGTGATCGGCTTCGACCGCGCTGCGGCGCTGGCAAGCATCGAGTCGGTCCGGCCGGGAATGAAGGTAATGGAAGTGTCGGCCAGGACAGGACAAGGAATGGATGAGTTCCTGGCGTTCCTCGCCGAGCGCGTGGCGGCGCGGAGCGGTGCAACGGCCTTAGCCTAG
- a CDS encoding pyridoxamine 5'-phosphate oxidase family protein: MPKPQPKPIDPAELPQLARDTMASAKFPVLASIDGDQPRVRPVSPVRTDGFTVYVANLRMYHKTQEIAANPKVELCYTDEQHNQVRITAVAEVVTDRPLLEEIWNANALMRQYLGSLENPMLIVYRLKPTQVRYMREWALEYHEVVLG; the protein is encoded by the coding sequence ATGCCCAAGCCTCAGCCCAAGCCGATCGACCCGGCCGAACTGCCGCAACTGGCCCGCGATACGATGGCGAGCGCGAAGTTCCCCGTACTGGCGTCGATCGACGGCGACCAGCCGCGGGTTCGGCCGGTGTCGCCGGTCAGGACCGACGGCTTCACGGTCTACGTCGCGAATCTGCGGATGTACCACAAGACGCAGGAGATCGCCGCCAACCCCAAGGTCGAGCTCTGCTACACGGACGAGCAGCACAACCAGGTGCGCATCACGGCCGTCGCCGAGGTGGTGACGGATCGACCGTTGCTTGAAGAGATCTGGAACGCCAACGCGCTGATGCGGCAATACCTCGGCAGCCTGGAGAACCCCATGCTGATTGTCTACCGCCTGAAGCCGACGCAGGTGCGGTACATGCGCGAGTGGGCGCTCGAGTATCACGAGGTGGTGCTAGGCTAA
- a CDS encoding 2Fe-2S iron-sulfur cluster-binding protein, translating to MPKLTVEEVGTFEVPEGKRLVNALVDEAKIDQLHACGGNARCTTCRVMFVAGEPTKITKAEKDLIELRGLGAHPGVRLSCQIQCEHDMTVKAISRQAGSGRSTPGGRPTDEIQPPPEWVA from the coding sequence ATGCCGAAACTGACCGTCGAAGAAGTTGGAACGTTCGAAGTGCCCGAAGGAAAACGCCTGGTCAACGCGCTGGTCGATGAAGCGAAAATCGATCAGCTCCACGCATGCGGCGGAAACGCCCGCTGCACCACCTGCCGTGTGATGTTCGTCGCCGGCGAACCGACGAAGATAACCAAGGCGGAGAAGGACCTGATCGAACTGCGCGGACTTGGCGCCCATCCCGGCGTTCGGCTGAGCTGTCAGATCCAGTGCGAGCATGACATGACGGTCAAGGCGATCAGCCGACAGGCCGGCTCGGGACGAAGCACGCCCGGCGGCCGCCCCACGGACGAGATCCAGCCGCCGCCGGAATGGGTCGCGTAA